One Janthinobacterium sp. J1-1 genomic region harbors:
- a CDS encoding cytochrome b: MEKHTNYGPVSDHGWKYRQPAIWLHWISAFLIIGLLCVGWYMMSIEDDPGSGWYFDQHKSFGLLLLILVLFRLIWRLSHKPEPLPDTVPVWQRKVASFTQWLLYGCMLAMPAIGLIGASYTKRGVALFGIKLPSWTAPSHDIAEQFFAVHSILAFILIGLIVLHVLAGFKHMLMDKDRVFYRIWF; encoded by the coding sequence ATGGAGAAACACACTAACTATGGCCCAGTATCCGATCACGGCTGGAAATATCGACAACCAGCGATTTGGTTACATTGGATTTCTGCATTTCTGATCATCGGACTGCTATGCGTAGGCTGGTACATGATGTCAATCGAAGATGATCCCGGTAGCGGCTGGTATTTTGATCAACACAAATCCTTTGGTCTGTTGCTCCTGATACTGGTTCTATTTCGCCTCATTTGGCGACTCTCACACAAGCCTGAGCCGCTACCGGACACAGTTCCAGTGTGGCAGAGGAAAGTGGCGAGCTTTACGCAGTGGTTGCTTTATGGCTGCATGCTGGCAATGCCCGCTATCGGATTGATAGGGGCGTCTTATACCAAGCGAGGTGTCGCCCTCTTTGGAATAAAACTCCCCTCATGGACGGCTCCCAGTCATGATATTGCGGAACAGTTTTTTGCCGTGCATTCAATCTTGGCCTTTATCCTAATAGGCCTGATCGTCCTGCATGTGCTTGCTGGGTTCAAGCACATGCTCATGGACAAGGATCGAGTTTTTTATCGCATCTGGTTCTGA
- a CDS encoding cation-translocating P-type ATPase — translation MDTMSTPEKSEGLTAAEATEKLRTNGPNELSTSRPLSAGRLLLDVISEPMFLLLVACGAIYLVLGDRNEALMLLGFVCIVIGITFFQQRRTERSLNALRDLSCPRALIIRDGQQKRVPGRELVVGDLVLLAEGDRVPADIDLLNASNLTVDESMLTGESVPVMKHGKADITVEKDNQVYSGTLITQGTASGLVIATGPNSALGRIGASLAALGGELTPIQLETRGVVKTVAIGGLGLAAGLGLIYWWLRGDWLHGLLAGITLAMAILPEELPVILTLFLALGAWRLGREKILARSIPAIELLGATTVLCVDKTGTLTANCMEVVQLWSEKSFYDGKAPAAPALQDELHSLLEYAVLASHRQAFDPMESAIGKAGVHLLASTEHLHSDWVLIDDYPLSRKMLAMSRVWQSTDRSEYLVAAKGAPEAIVDLCHIEPGRAATIFAQVTAMANKGLRVIGVARATFPAMPLPDNQHVFEFVFLGLVALQDPVRPEVPEAVAQCQAAGIRVVMITGDHPATALAIAEQAGIGKPPVGILSGIDLASLDDTALLNRLQDTDVFCRIAPEQKLRLVQAFRSRGDIVAMTGDGVNDAPALKAASIGVAMGARGTDVAREAAALVLLKDDFSSLLSAVKHGRRLFANLRKAIVFIVAVHVPIVGLSILPVLFGWPMLLMPVHILFLQLVIDPACSVVFEAEPLEADAMKRKPRKPDMHLFDREILIRGLLQGGGLLAMLVCFYLQVKWSGKSDDIARTTTFFTLVMSNLGLIYTNRSWSLPSWIRKETLNSPFSWISLCTVLLLFLVLSLGVIRDLFAFSLPGPVLLFKCLLVAALSIAWFELVKFGQSKWRPAANTAVTA, via the coding sequence ATGGATACCATGTCGACGCCAGAAAAGAGTGAGGGTCTGACAGCAGCCGAAGCTACAGAAAAACTGCGTACAAATGGTCCCAATGAGCTTTCCACTTCTCGTCCTTTGAGTGCAGGGCGTTTGCTGCTGGATGTGATTTCAGAGCCGATGTTCCTGCTGCTCGTAGCGTGCGGCGCCATCTATCTGGTACTCGGCGACCGGAACGAAGCGCTCATGCTCCTTGGTTTTGTTTGCATCGTCATCGGCATCACTTTTTTTCAGCAACGACGCACGGAGCGCTCACTGAACGCTTTGCGTGACCTATCGTGCCCACGTGCATTGATTATCCGGGACGGTCAGCAGAAGCGCGTCCCCGGTAGGGAACTGGTGGTTGGCGATCTGGTTCTGCTCGCCGAGGGCGATCGCGTACCCGCCGATATTGACCTGCTCAACGCATCGAATTTGACCGTGGATGAATCCATGCTCACTGGAGAGTCTGTTCCGGTAATGAAGCATGGCAAAGCCGATATTACTGTTGAAAAAGACAACCAGGTATATTCAGGGACTCTTATTACGCAAGGAACAGCGAGCGGCTTAGTGATCGCCACAGGGCCGAACAGCGCGCTGGGTCGCATTGGTGCCTCGCTTGCTGCTTTAGGTGGAGAGCTGACGCCGATTCAACTGGAGACGCGGGGTGTGGTCAAGACGGTAGCCATAGGGGGATTGGGCCTCGCTGCTGGCCTTGGTCTGATCTATTGGTGGCTGCGCGGAGATTGGTTGCATGGGTTACTTGCCGGAATCACGCTGGCTATGGCTATCTTGCCTGAAGAGTTGCCTGTTATTCTAACGTTGTTCTTAGCGCTGGGCGCATGGCGCCTGGGACGAGAAAAAATTCTGGCGCGCAGCATACCCGCTATTGAATTGCTCGGGGCAACCACCGTGCTGTGTGTTGACAAGACCGGCACCCTCACCGCCAATTGCATGGAAGTTGTCCAGCTTTGGTCGGAGAAGTCTTTCTACGACGGCAAAGCCCCGGCCGCTCCCGCTTTACAAGACGAACTGCACAGTTTGCTCGAATATGCGGTACTGGCAAGTCATCGACAAGCGTTCGATCCGATGGAGTCGGCTATAGGGAAGGCAGGCGTCCATCTGCTTGCCAGCACTGAACATCTACATTCCGATTGGGTTTTGATTGATGACTATCCGCTCTCGCGGAAAATGCTGGCCATGTCTCGGGTTTGGCAATCAACGGACCGGTCTGAATATCTGGTTGCGGCCAAGGGTGCGCCTGAGGCTATTGTAGATCTTTGCCACATTGAACCGGGCCGGGCTGCCACGATATTCGCACAAGTGACAGCGATGGCGAATAAGGGATTACGCGTGATCGGCGTCGCCCGCGCAACCTTTCCAGCAATGCCTCTGCCTGACAACCAGCATGTCTTTGAATTTGTGTTCTTGGGCCTCGTCGCACTGCAAGACCCGGTTCGGCCGGAGGTTCCAGAGGCTGTGGCGCAATGCCAAGCGGCAGGTATACGCGTTGTGATGATCACAGGTGATCATCCAGCAACGGCGTTGGCAATCGCGGAGCAGGCGGGGATCGGCAAACCACCGGTGGGCATATTATCCGGTATTGACCTAGCGTCACTGGACGATACGGCGCTGCTGAATCGTCTTCAAGACACAGATGTCTTTTGTCGGATTGCGCCTGAGCAGAAGCTACGCCTTGTGCAAGCCTTTCGTAGCCGTGGCGATATTGTTGCGATGACCGGCGACGGCGTCAATGACGCGCCCGCGCTGAAGGCGGCTAGCATTGGCGTCGCAATGGGCGCGCGAGGCACCGACGTCGCGCGGGAAGCCGCTGCCTTGGTTCTGCTCAAGGACGACTTCTCTTCGCTATTATCAGCTGTCAAGCACGGCCGCCGCCTGTTTGCCAATCTGCGCAAGGCAATCGTATTTATCGTCGCAGTGCACGTCCCCATCGTTGGCTTATCGATACTGCCGGTGCTGTTTGGCTGGCCCATGCTGTTGATGCCGGTGCACATCCTCTTTTTGCAACTAGTGATAGACCCAGCCTGCTCAGTCGTGTTCGAGGCGGAACCATTAGAAGCGGACGCCATGAAGCGCAAACCACGCAAACCTGATATGCATTTGTTTGACCGCGAGATATTGATACGCGGTCTACTGCAGGGCGGTGGCTTATTGGCCATGTTGGTCTGTTTTTATCTGCAGGTCAAATGGTCCGGTAAATCCGACGACATCGCACGCACTACGACATTCTTCACACTCGTGATGTCAAACCTGGGGCTCATATATACAAATCGCAGCTGGTCGCTGCCGTCCTGGATACGGAAGGAAACTCTGAATAGTCCGTTTTCCTGGATCAGCCTATGCACTGTACTTCTGTTGTTTTTGGTGCTGAGTCTGGGCGTGATACGAGATCTGTTCGCATTTTCGCTTCCTGGTCCTGTGCTGCTGTTCAAATGTTTGCTTGTTGCTGCGTTGAGCATCGCATGGTTCGAGTTGGTTAAGTTCGGGCAATCGAAATGGAGGCCAGCGGCCAATACGGCGGTGACAGCCTGA
- a CDS encoding cation diffusion facilitator family transporter, with translation MNPLEFQDENEISSHSSVERAAAASRSTWVSVSVNICLSVAQIGIGLLAKSQGLVADGIHSLSDLVADFVVLFASHHSKKDADDDHPYGHQRFENAASLVLGLLLLVVGIGMVWTAVLKLEAPETIAKVQSIALWMAVIALCAKELLFRYMLGIAKRIKSSMLIANAWHARSDAASSFVVGVGIIGNLAGFPILDPIAALIVGIMILRMGWGFAWDALHDLMDRAIDEMEISAIRATLLETPGVSGVHDLRTRKMGDMIIADAHLEVEATLTVEAGHDIAVDARRRVLERHRVLNLMTHVDPWKRPDLDHENLVRQTALG, from the coding sequence ATGAATCCACTTGAATTCCAAGACGAGAACGAAATTTCCTCACATTCGTCAGTTGAACGAGCCGCCGCCGCATCGCGCAGCACCTGGGTCAGCGTAAGCGTGAACATTTGCTTGAGTGTCGCCCAAATCGGTATCGGTCTGTTGGCTAAATCACAGGGCTTGGTGGCAGACGGCATACACTCCTTATCCGATCTAGTTGCTGATTTCGTAGTACTTTTTGCCAGTCACCACAGCAAGAAGGACGCGGATGACGATCATCCATATGGACATCAACGATTCGAAAATGCGGCGTCGTTGGTCCTGGGGTTATTGCTGCTTGTGGTTGGTATTGGCATGGTCTGGACCGCAGTTCTGAAACTTGAGGCACCGGAGACCATTGCGAAGGTACAAAGTATTGCGTTGTGGATGGCGGTGATTGCGCTTTGCGCCAAAGAGCTGCTTTTTCGTTACATGCTTGGGATCGCCAAGCGCATCAAATCAAGCATGCTCATTGCCAATGCATGGCACGCGCGTTCAGATGCTGCGTCTTCGTTTGTCGTCGGCGTCGGCATCATCGGCAACTTGGCAGGATTTCCAATACTTGACCCCATTGCGGCGCTAATCGTTGGCATCATGATACTGAGGATGGGCTGGGGATTTGCTTGGGATGCCCTTCACGACTTGATGGATCGCGCGATTGACGAGATGGAGATTAGCGCAATTCGAGCAACATTACTGGAGACGCCTGGAGTCAGTGGCGTGCATGATTTGCGCACCCGGAAGATGGGCGACATGATCATCGCTGACGCGCATCTGGAAGTCGAGGCGACGCTGACGGTGGAAGCCGGCCACGATATTGCCGTCGATGCCAGGCGCCGCGTGCTGGAGCGCCACCGTGTACTCAATCTAATGACGCACGTTGATCCGTGGAAGCGGCCGGACTTGGACCATGAAAATCTAGTGCGACAAACCGCGCTTGGATAG